TGGGGCCTCGGGGGCGGGCGCCGGTGCGGGCTTCGGCGCGGGCTTCGGCGCCGGTGGTCCGAACGAGGGGAAGTTCGGCGGTGGTTGGGCTGGCGCGGGAGCTACGGGGACCCGGACGACCGTGCCGCAGACACAGCCGGACTCCGGCGCCGGCCACTCGTCCTGCCGTCCGCAGACCTCACACCGCACCTCCACCCAGGAGGCCTGCCAGGTGCGGTGCTGTATCTCGACGGGCACCCCGCCGCGCAGTACGGGCATGGTCAGCGGGGCACCGCACGCGCACGGGAAGGTGGGCGGGGTGAAGGCGTTCTCCCGGCGGCACGTGGGGCACCGCACCGGCACGCTGTCGGCCATGGTCGGCTCCTGGCAGGTCGGGCGGAGGGGGGCGATTTGCGAGGAGAGCCGCAGGTGGGGAAGAGACAGCAGGGGAGCCACGGCGCACGGGGGGAGCGCACCGCGGCGCACGAGGGCCGTCACGGCAGGTGCGGCGCAGGGAGGGCCCGGAATCCGTGACCGTACGGATTCCGGGCCCGCTGTGGTGCCCGTCCGGCAGCGCGAGAATCGGGCGCGACAGGACATCGCGCCGCCGGACGGAGTCTGTGGTGGCGAGAGGCAGATCGAGGTGGAGGTGGAGCAGGCGGGCTCCGCGGCGGGGGAGAGGGCCCGCCCTTTCTGTCGGGCGGGCGCTGCCACCGCACTGGTTCTCCCCGTGTACCGCGGAGCTCGCGCTACCTCTCCGTACCGGCCGGCCACCCCTCAACGGGCCGGCCGGTACGGATGCGCAAGGAACCTGACCTCTCGTCAGTCCTCGCGCAGCTCACGGACCCTGGCCTCGACGCGCGCGCCGTAGTCCCGGTCGGCGGCGTGGAAGTGGGCCAGGTTCTTCTCGATCACATCGTCGCGGCTGACCTGGGAGAGCCCGCCGGCGATGTTGTTCACCAGACGGTTCTTCTCGTCCTGCGACATCAGGCGGTAGAGCTCACCGGCCTGGAAGAAGTCGTCGTCCTTGGTGTGCGCCGGGGCCTCGTGGGTGCCGGTGTGGCCGGAGACGGCGAGCGGGGCGGAGAGCGCCTCGTCCGTCTGCGCCGGGCCGCCGTAGGAGTTCGGCTCGTAGTTCTTGGCGTGCCGGTCGTAGCGGTTGGTGGCCATCAGGCCGTCCCGGCCGTAGTTGTGTGCCTCGGTCGCCTTGGGGGCGTTCACCGGCAGCTGGGTGTGGTTGACGCCCAGGCGGTAGCGGTGTGCGTCGGCGTAGGCGAACAGCCGGCCCTGGAGCATCTTGTCCGGGGACGGGCCGATGCCGGGCACGAAGTTGTTGGGGGAGAAGGCCGACTGCTCGACCTCGGCGAAGACGTTGTCGGGGTTGCGGTCCAGGACCAGACGGCCGACGCGCTGGAGCGGGTAGTCCGCGTGCGGCCACACCTTCGTCAGGTCGAACGGGTTGAAGCGGTAGTCCGCCGCCTCGGCCGCCGGCATGATCTGCACGTACAGCGTCCAGGAGGGGTAGACGCCCCGCTCGATGGACTGGAGCAGATCGGTCTGGTGGCTGTTGGGGTCCTTGCCGGACAGCTCGGCGCCCTGCTCGGCGTCCAGGCAGCGGATGCCCTGGTTCGTCTTGAAGTGGTACTTGACGAAGAAGGCCTCGCCCTCGGCGTTCGTCCACTGGTAGGTGTGCGAGCCGTAGCCGTTCATGTGGCGGTAGGAGGCCGGGATACCGCGGTCGCCCATGAGCCAGGTGATCTGGTGGGTCGCCTCGGGGGCGTGCGCCCAGAAGTCCCAGACGTTGTCCGGCTCCTGCTTGCCCGTGAAGGGGTCGCGCTTCTGGGAGTGGATGAAGTCGGGGAACTTGATCGGGTCCTTGATGAAGAACACCGGGGTGTTGTTGCCGACGAGGTCGTAGTTGCCCTCTTCGGTGTAGAACTTCAGCGCGAAGCCGCGCGGGTCACGGGCCGCGTCCGGACCGCCGAGGTTGTCGGCGACGGTCGAGAAGCGGATGAAGGTCTCGGTCCGCTTGCCGACGGTGTTGAGGAAGTCGGCACGGGTGAAGCCGGTGACGTCATCGGTCACCTCGAAGTAGCCGTACGCGCCGGAGCCACGGGCGTGCACCACACGCTCCGGGATGCGCTCGCGGTTGAAGCGGGCGAGCTTCTCCAGCAGGTGCTGGTCCTGGAGGATGATCGGGCCGCCGACGCCGGCGGTGGCGGAGTTCTGGTTGTCGGCGACGGGGGCGCCAGCCTCCGTCGTGAGAAAGCGCGCCGTCAGCGTGGGCTTCGACATGGTGACCTTCCGTACGAGAGCGCGGAAGTTGGCTTCCGCATGTCGGAGCGTAAGAAGGGCTCCGACCAAACGTCAACAGTTTGTTGAAACAAAGCTGGGGGGTATTCCGGGCGGCGGCCGCGCCTGGGCGCGACAGGACAGGTGTCGGCGCAGCCACCGCCCGGAAGCTGAGGGGGACCGGTCCCGGGGCGTGTCTTACGTCCCGTGGGCGAACGTCCCGTGGGCGAACTCGTGCACGGGGCCGGCGGACAGGCCGCCGGCAGCGCGTTCTGCACACTCGGTCCGGATCTCCACGAGGGCCGGCCGCCGCGTGGAGACGGCTTCCTTGCGGGCCCACTCGACCGCCGAGCGGAGCTCCGCCGGATCGAGGACGTCCCGGCCCGCGCAGCCGTACGCCTCCACGAGCTTCACGTGGTCCGTACGGCCCTGGTCGTAGCGGGCGTGGTGCTCGTACGGGCCGTGATGCCCGCACCGGCCGTGGTCCTCGTGGCCGGGGTTGAACAGGACCAGCACGAAGGGCACCTCGTGGCGGACCGCGGACGCCAACTCCTCGGCCGGGAACGGGAAACCGTGGCCGTCGACGACCACGACGACCTCCGCATCCCGCTCGCCCCGGGAGTCCAGCGCCTTGCGGACACCGATCGCGGCCGGCACCTCCCAGCCGGGCGGCCCGCTCCGGCGGTGGAGCCGGTGGCGCTGCCCGTACGGGGTGTCCGCAAGGGCGGCGTCACCGGCACCCGCCGAGCCGCTGACGAGATAGCTGCCCGGCGCGGCGTCCGGCCCGGCGTCCGGACGGTCCTGCGCACCGAAGAGCGCGGCGACCTCGGCCAGGACCCAGGAGACCGAAGCCCGGGAGCCGTCGGGGTCCGCGTGGCCGGCCGGGCCCGAGGCGCCCGGCAGCCGTACCGGCTCGGCGCGTACGGACCCGGTCTGCACGGCCCCGACCTGCACCGTCCCGGCCTGCTCCGTCCCGCCCTGCACCGTCTTGGTCGGCGGAGGCCCGGCGTCGCACCCGGGGCGGCGCCCGGCGTCGTGGACGATCTCCACCGCGGCCAGATCGGCCGGAAGATCGATCAGGACCGGGCCGGGGCGGCCCTCCCGCGCGATCCGGAACGCCTCGCGAAAGGCCCCCGGAATGCGCGCCGGATCCTCGAGCCGCTCGGCGCGTTTGGTGACCGGACCGGCCAGCCGGACGAGATCCGGCGGCCGGCCGGGTTCGTGGCGCGGCGGGCCGGCCCGCCGGCCCGGCCCGGCCGTCTCCCGGCCCGTGACGCACACCAGCGGGACCGCATCCTGCTGCGCCGCGTACAGCCCGGTGATCAGACGTGCCGACCCCGGGCCCGCGGTGACCGCGACGACGCCGGTCCTCCCCGCCGTACGGGCCCAGCCGGCAGCCATGAACGCGGCGCCTTCTTCCTGGCGTCCCGACAGCCGCTCGATGCCGCCGGCCTCTTCCATCGCCGCGTACAGCGGGAGAAGGGCGGCTCCGGGGCAGCCGAAGACGATGTCGACGCCCTCCTCCTTCATGATCTGAACGGCCGCCAGTACGGCGGGAATCCGCTGCGCCGCCATGGCCTCAGCTTTCGGTGGTGTGTCCGGAGAGTCGTTCGACGCCGCGCAGGAGGGCGGAGTGGTCGAGGCCGCCGTCGCCTTGTGCGCGCAGGGAGGCGACGAGGTTGGCGACGAGGGTGCCGACGGGGAGGGCGGCGCCGACGGTGCGGGCGGCGTCGGTGACGATGCCCATGTCCTTGTGGTGGAGGTCGATGCGGAAGCCGGGCTGGAAGTCGCGGTTTTTGAAGTTGTCCTTTTTGCGGGTGAGGACGGTGGAGCCGGCGAGCCCGCCGTTGAGGACGTCGAGGGCGGCGGTGAGGTCGACGCCGGACTTTTCGAGGAAGACGACGGCTTCGGCGCAGGCTTGGATGTTGACGGCGACGATGAGCTGGTTGGCGGCCTTGACGGTCTGGCCCGCGCCGTGGGGTCCGCACAGGACGATGGTCTTGCCGAGCGCTTCGAGGATCGGGCGGGCGGCGTCGAAGTCGGCTTGGTCGCCGCCAACCATGATGGACAGGACGGCTTCGACGGCGCCGGCTTCGCCGCCGGAGACGGGGGCGTCCAGGACGCGGATGCCCTTGTCGGCGGCGGCCTTGGCCAGGTCGATGGAGGTCTGGGGGGTGATCGAGGACATGTCGATCAGCAGGGCGCCGCGCCGGGCGTGGGCCAGGATGCCGTCGGGTCCGTAGGCGATGGCCTCGACGTGGGGGGAGGCGGGGACCATGGTGATGATGATGTCGGCGTCGGTGACGGCTTCGGCGGCCGAGGCGGCCGTGGTGCCGCCGGCTGCGGCCAGGCGCTCGAGTTTGCCGGCTTCGAGGGTGTAGCCGGTCACCGTGTAGCCGGCCTTGATCAGGTTCTCGGCCATGGGGGAGCCCATGATGCCGAGACCGATCCACGCGATCTTGGGCAGATTGCTCATGAGGGTGCCTCTTTCGAAAAGCTGTGGGACGTCAGGAGCGGGCAGCACGCAGAGGGGCCGGGAGCCACTCGAAGGCGCTCGCGCTCGGCCCGTCGCCGGGCTTGTACTCCAGGCCGGTCCAGCCGTCGTAACCGGCCTTCTTCAGCCGCCCCAGCAATGCCGTGAAGTCCAGGTCACCGGTGCCGGGGGCGCCGCGGCCGGGGTTGTCGGCGATCTGTACGTGGGCGGTCTTGGCGGTGTAGCGGTCGATGACCTCGTCGAGGTCCTCGCCGTTCATCGACAGGTGGTACAGATCCATCAGGAACCGGGCGTTGTCCAGCCCGGTCGCCGCGTTCACCGCGTCCACGACCTCGATCGCCTTCGGCGCGCTCACGATCGGGCAGTGGGGCGACTCCGGCGCGTTGAGCGCCTCGATCAGCAGCGTCCCGCCGACCTCGGCGACCGCACGGGCGGCGAAGGCCAGGTTCTCCAGCGCGAGCTCGTCCTGCTCCGCCTCCGGCACGCCCTCGATGCGGTTGCCGTAGAGGGCGTTGAAGGCCGTGCAGCCCAGCGAGCGGGCGAACTCCACCGCCACCGGCACATTCGCCCGGAACTTCTCCGACTCCTCGCCCGGCACCGACAGGGCGCCGCGGTCGGGGCCCGGCAGCTGCCCGGCGTAGAAGTTCAGGCCCACCAGCCGCGTCCCGGCATCGTTCAGCGCGGCGCGCAGCTCCGCCAGCTCCGCCTGCTCCGGCACCGGGGAATCCACCCACGGCCACCACAGCTCCACCGCCGTGAAGCCCGCCGCCCGTGCGGCCGCCGGCCGCTCCAGCAACGGAAGCTCGGTGAACAGGATCGACAGATTGACGTTGAAGCGCGTGTCCGTGAAACCCATCGGGGCGGGCGCTCCTTCCGGATAGTGGAACTGTTTTTCTGCTTACTGGAACACTGCCTGGCGGGCTCGAAGGCTGTCAAGAGGGCTCCGGGGCAATTTCTGGTGGCCGGGCCGAACCGCGCGTAGGTTGAGCGGCGTGCGATTGAGAGTGGAGTTCACGACGGAGCCGTTCGACCTGGACGAGGCGCCGGCGCATGCGGTGGTGGCGCGGGACGTCGTCACGGGCGCCCGGCTGGACGCCGTCGACGTCGGTCCGTTCGGCAATACGGCCGAGGGCGACGCCGACCAGGTGCTCGGCGCGGTGGCCGCCCTGCTGCGCGAGTCCCTCCAGGCGGGTGCCACCCGGGTCTCCCTTCAGGTGAACGTGATCCGGGATGCCGGGCAGGGCGAGGGGGGTGCGACGTGACGGAGCCCGCCGACCACCCGTTCGTCCAGGCGGTCAAGCCGCTGATCGACGCGATGGGGGGACAGATGGTCGCGCCGGACCAGGCTCAGGGCGACGACGTCGTGCTGACCTGGGAGGGGCAGGAGCGGGTGGCCGTACGGCTCCCGCATCTGTCGGACTCGCTCGACCACATCCTGGCCGAGCTCCAGCGCCGGCACGGCATGCCGCTGGCGGAGCTGGACCGCAAGACCAAGCAGTCGGTGGTGCGGATCCTGGAGTCCCGTGGCGCCTTCTCGGTACGGCACGGCGTGGAGACGGTCGCGGGGGCCCTCGGCGTCAGCCGCTTCACCGTGTACAACTACCTGAACAGGGAAAACGCCGCGAAGGACGCCGGCTGAGGCGGGCCCCCGCCGGGGTGCGGCCCGGACCCCCGAGCCGCCGTCCCGCAGCCCCGGACGGCGGCTTTTGTGTCGCCGAGTTTTCAACAAAGTGTTGACGTGTTGTTGCCAGGGGTCTTAGCTGTTTCCAGCCAAGCAGAGCTGTCCAGCACCAGGCCACGGAGGCTTCCCGTGTCTTCGAGTTCACCACGCTCGACGGGGGACACCCCCGAGCCCGCGCCGGGGCTCACCCGGTTCAACACCGCCGACGACACCACGGCACGGGCCGCGCTGCACGAGGTGTGTGCCAGCCGGGCCTGGGCGAGCAAGGTCCTCGCGCAGCGCCCCTACGCCACCACCGACGCCCTGTTCGCCGCGAGCGACGCCGCCATGGCCGAGCTGACCGCGGAGGACCTGGCCGAGGCGATGGCCGGGCACCCGCCGATCGGCCGGCCGAAGCCGGGCGATCCCACCTCGCACCGCGAACAGAGCGGTATGTCCGGCGCCTCCGAAGCGCTCAAGGCGGAGATGCTCGAACTCAACCTCGCTTACCAGGAGAAGTTCGGGCACGTCTTCCTGATCTGCGCCTCCGGCCGTACCGGAGAGCAGATGCGTGACGCGGTCCGTCACCGGATCGACAACACGCCGGAACAGGAACGAGAGAGCGTTCGTGGCGAACTGGGCAAGATCAACCGCATCCGCCTGACCCGTATCGCGCACGCAGAAGGAGACGCAGCATGAGCAGCGAGACGGCTGCACGGACGTCGGTGTCCACGCACATCCTGGACACCAGCGTGGGCCGCCCCGCGGAGGGCGTCGCCCTCACGCTCTCGGTGCGCTCCGGCAGCGACGGCGCCTGGGCCGCCCACGGCGCCTCCACGACCGACGCGGACGGACGCTGCAAGGACCTTCCGGCGCTGCCCGAAGGCACCACCCATGTGCGCCTCGACTTCGCCGTCGAGGCGTACTTCGTATCGCACCAGCACCGCGTAGACCACAAGGCAACTCAGCAAGCCGAGGAACAGCAGGACGCCCCCCGCGTAAGGGACAGCGGAGCTTTCTTCCCGGAGGTGGCAATCACCTTTGCCGTCATGCCGGGCGAGCACTATCACGTACCGCTGCTGCTCAACCCGTTCGGCTACTCCGTATACCGAGGGAGCTAGCACCGACATGACTGCCCATTCCCGCCCGGCCCGCCCGGTGATTCTCGGCCAGAACCAGTACGGCAAAGCGGAGAACCGTGTCGTCAAGATCACCCGCGACGGCGACACGCACCACATCAAGGACCTGAACGTCTCGGTCGCGCTCTCCGGCGACCTGGAAGAGGTCCACCTCTCCGGCTCCAACGCCCACTGCCTGCCGACGGACACCACGAAGAACACCGTGTACGCCTTCGCCAAGGAGCACGGGATCGAGTCGGCCGAGCAGTTCGGCATCCATCTGGCCCGGCACTTCGTCACCAGCCAGGAGCCGATCCACCGGGCCCGCATCCGGATCGAGGAGTACTCCTGGGAGCGGATCGCCACCTCCGACGCCAACTCCCGCTTCATCGGCGCCGACGAGGTCCAGCACTCCTTCGTCCGCAAGGGCCAGGAGACCCGGCTGACCGAGATCACCTACGACGGTGAGCAGTGGCAGGTCGTCTCCGGTCTGAAGGACCTCGTGGTGATGAACTCCACCAACTCGGAGTTCTGGGGCTACATCAAGGACAAGTACACGACCTTGAAGGAGGCCTACGACCGCATCCTGGCCACCGAGGTGTCCAGCCGCTGGCGGTTCAACTGGACCGACGACGAGCAGCGGATGCCGAACTGGGAGCGTTCGTACGAGCAGGTCAAGAAGCACATGCTCCAGGCGTTCGCGGAGACCTACAGCCTCTCGCTCCAGCAGACCCTGTACCAAATGGGGTCGCGCGTGATCAACAACCGCTCCGAGATCGACGAGATCCGCTTCTCCCTCCCGAACAAGCACCACTTCCTCGTCGATCTTGAGCCGTTCGGGCTCAAGAACGACAACGAGGTCTACTACGCGGCCGACCGCCCGTACGGCCTGATCGAAGCCACTGTTCTGCGCGACGGTGTCGAGCCCAGGATCCCGGTGGATCTGACGAACCTCTGAGTGGCTCCGACGTCACGCCGTGCCTCGCGTTCCCCTCCCCGTCCCGCGGCGGGGAGGGGAACGTGAAACCCGAGGGGAACGACCCATGGCACAGCAATCGCAAGCCCCGCACCACCCCGCGCCACCGGTCCATCCGGTGGACGAGAAGCCGGCTGCCAAGCGGCTCGTACCGGCCGCACTCCAGCACATCGCCGCCATGTACGCCGGTGTCGTCACCCCTCCGCTCATCATCGGCCAGGCGGTCGGCCTGGACCCCGCGGGCCGGACCCGGCTGATCGCCGCCGGTCTGCTCATCGCCGGGCTCGCCACGCTCCTCCAGACGCTCGGCATCCGTGAACTCGCCGGCAACCGCCTCCCGTTCGTCAACGCGGCCAGCTCCGCCGGCATCACCCCCATGCTCGCCATCGCCGAGACCACGGCCAAAGGGCATCAACTCCCCGCGATCTACGGGGCGGTGATGGTCGCCGGGGTCTTCTGCCTCGCGGTCGGCCCGTTCTTCGGCAGGCTGCTCCGCTTCTTCCCGCCACTGGTGACCGGTGTCGTCATCACCCTCATCGGGGTCACCCTGATGCCCGTCCCGGTCGGCTGGGCGCAGGGCGGCGACGAACACGCCGCCGACTTCGGCGCCATGAAATACCTGGCGCTGGCCGCCTTCACCCTCGTGGTGATCCTGCTCGTCCAGCGCTTCACCCGGGGCTTCCTCAAGCAGACCGCGCTGCTGATCGGCCTGGTCGTCGGCACCCTCGCCGCGATCCCCTTCGGGATGGCGAGCTTCGACGGGCTGCGCACGGCCCCGATCGCCGCACTGCCCACCCCGTTTGCCTTCGGCGCCCCCGAGTTCCAGCCCGCCGCGATCCTCTCGCTGTGCCTCGTGATGCTGGTGCTGATGACGGAGTCGTCGGCCGGGATGCTGGCGCTCGGCGAGATCTGCGACCGCCCGACCACCGGCGCCACCCTCACCAGGGGCCTGCGCACCGACGGCCTCGCCACCCTGCTCAACCTGTTCTTCCACCATCTCGGCACCCGGAGCACCCCACGGGCAGCGGTACTGTCAGCCGCCTCGCCCGGCTCCGGCACTCAAATCCCCCAGGGCCATGCCGTGCCCAAAGCCCCGAACCGAAAGTAGGAAGCCTCATGGCTGCATCGGCATCCCCTGACAGCGCGGTGAAGCAGCGCATCGTCATCGAGAACTGCGCCATCGCGACAGTCGACGCCCACGACACCGAATACGCCACCGGTCATGTGGTGGTCGCCGGCAACATCATCGAGTCGGTGGGCGCCGGCCGGGCCCCCGAGGGCCTGGAGAACGTCGTCCGCCGGGTGGACGGCACCGGACACCTCGTCACCCCCGGACTGGTCAACACCCACCACCACTTCTACCAGTGGATCACCCGTGGGCTGGCCACCGACCACAACCTGTTCAACTGGCTGGTCGCGCTCTACCCGACCTGGGCCCGTATCGACGCCCCGATGCTCGCCGCGGCCACCCAGGGCTCGCTCGGCATGATGGTCAAGGGCGGCGTCACCACCGCCTCCGACCACCACTACGTCTTCCCCCGGGGCTCCGGCGACCTCGTCGGCGCGGAGCTCGCGGCCGCCGCCGAGATCGGGGCCCGGATCACCCTGGCCCGCGGTTCCATGGACCGCAGCGAGAAGGACGGCGGGCTGCCCCCGGACTTCGCCGTCGAGACCACCGAGGGCGCCCTGCTGGCGACCGAAGAGGCCATCGACGCCCACCACGACGCCTCCTTCGGCTCGATGGTGCACATCGCCGCCGCGCCCTGCTCGCCGTTCTCCGTGTCGACCGAACTCATGCGGCAGGGAGCCGAGTTGGCCCGCCGTAAGGGTGTACGCCTGCACACCCACGGCTCGGAGACCGTGGAGGAGGAGAAGTTCTGCCACGAGCTGTTCGGCATGGGCCCGACCGACTACTTCGAGTCGACCGGCTGGCTCGGTGACGATGTGTGGATGGCGCACTGCGTCCACATGAACGACTCCGACATCGCCGCCTTCGCCCGCACCGGCACCGGCGTCGCGCACTGCCCCTCGTCCAACGCCCGCCTCGCGGCCGGTATCGCCCGTGTCCCCGACATGCTCGCGGCCGGCGTCCCGGTCGGCCTCGGCGTCGACGGCACCGCCTCCAACGAGTCCGGCGAACTCCACACCGAGCTGCGCAACGCGCTGCTCATCAACCGCCTCGGCGCCCACAAGGAGGCCGCGCTCAACGCCCGTAAGACGCTGCGGCTCGGCACCTACGGCGGCGCGCAGGTCCTCGGCCGGACGTCCGAGATCGGCTCGCTGGAGGCCGGCAAGCTCGCCGACCTGGTGCTGTGGAAGCTGGACGGCCTCGGCCACTCCTCCATCGCCGACCCGGTCACCGCGCTGGTCTTCGGCGCGGCGGCGCCGGTCACCCTCTCCCTCGTCGGCGGCAGGCCGGTCGTCGAGGACAACCACCTCAGCAACGTCGACGAGGACGCCATCGCCCGCACCGCGCGGGCCGAGGCACAGCGTCTGGCCCGTATCGCCGCCGAGGGCTGACCCCACGGCGCGGTCACAGGCCGACGCACACCCCTGAACTCGGCCGGGAGGGACGGCTCCCGGCCGGGCTTGTGGATCCGAGCGGGATCCACAAGCGCCGGACCCGGGGGTGCGGGATCTTCTCGTACCCCCGGGCCGGTCGGCTCCCACCCCTGGGCCGGCCGGCCCACCGCCGTCCGCGCGCCACGAGCGCGGAGTGTCGCCACATCGCTCACCAGGCAACTTCTTGCACCAACGCACCACATGGCAAGCCCTCCGTGACAGCCTCGCCTCGCCCGCCCCGGCGACGCAGAAATCGACAGGAGGCCCGCAGTGGCCGCAATTACCGGGCAGAAGCCGGAGGGGGACCGGAAGCATCCGGTCGACCGGACCCTCCCGCCCTTCAAGATGTTCACCAGCGGCCTCCAGCATGTGGCCGCGATGTACGCGGGCGTGGTGGCCCCTCCGATGATCGTGGGGCCGGCCTGCGGGCTGAGCGCCACCGAGACCGCTTTCCTGATGGGCGCCAGCCTCTTCACGGCGGGCATCGCGACTCTCCTCCAGACCCTCGGGTTCTGGAAGGTCGGCGCCAAGCTGCCCTTCGTCAACGGCGTCTCGTTCGCCGGTGTCACCCCGATGGTCGCCATCGGCAAGGCACAGAGCCCCGACAACGCGCTGCCGATCATCTTCGGCGCGGTGATCGTCGCCGGTGTGCTGGGCTTCCTTCTCGCCCCTTACTTCTCCAAGCTCGTACGGTTCTTCCCGCCGGTGGTCACCGGCACCGTCATCACCCTGATCGGCGTCTCGCTGCTGCCGGTGGCCTTCAACTGGTCCCAGGGCGGCAACGACCGGGCCCCGGACTACGGTTCGCTGACGAACATCGGGATGGCGGCGCTGACCTTCGTGATCGTGCTGGTGCTGCGCCGGGTGCTGCGCGGCTTCCTCCAGCAGATCGCGATCCTGCTCGGTCTGATCGCCGGCACCCTGATCGCGATACCCGTCGGCATCAGCCACTTCTCCGCGATCACCGAGGCCTCCCTGGTCGGCTTCCCGACGCCCTTCCACTTCGGCGCCCCGCAGTTCGACATCGCCGCGATCGTCTCCATGTGCATCGTGATGCTGGTCTGTATGACCGAGTCGACGGCCGACATGCTCGCCCTGGGCCGGATCGTCGACCGCCCGGCGGACGAGCGCACCATCGAGGGCGGACTGCGCGCCGACACCCTCGGCACGGCCCTCAGCCCGCTGTTCAACGGCTTCGCCAACAGTGCCTTCGCGCAGAACATCGGCCTGGTCGCGATGACCAAGGTGCGCAGCCGCTACGTCGTGGCGACCAGCGGTCTGATCCTGATCGTGCTGGGACTGTGCCCGGTGGCCGCCTCGGTCATCTCGCTGGTCCCGCTGCCGGTCCTCGGCGGCGCCGGCATCGTGCTCTTCGGCTCGGTGGCCGCCAGCGGCATCCAGACGCTGGCCTCCGCCGCGATGGAGAAGGGCGACAACGCCCTGATCGTCGCGGCGGCCGTCGGCATCGGTCTGATCCCGATCGCCGCGCCGGACTTCTACCACCACCTCCCCAAGGACCTGCTGGTCGTCCTGGACTCCGGTATCAGCACCGGCTGTCTGGTCGCCATCGTCCTC
This Streptomyces decoyicus DNA region includes the following protein-coding sequences:
- a CDS encoding nucleobase:cation symporter-2 family protein is translated as MAAITGQKPEGDRKHPVDRTLPPFKMFTSGLQHVAAMYAGVVAPPMIVGPACGLSATETAFLMGASLFTAGIATLLQTLGFWKVGAKLPFVNGVSFAGVTPMVAIGKAQSPDNALPIIFGAVIVAGVLGFLLAPYFSKLVRFFPPVVTGTVITLIGVSLLPVAFNWSQGGNDRAPDYGSLTNIGMAALTFVIVLVLRRVLRGFLQQIAILLGLIAGTLIAIPVGISHFSAITEASLVGFPTPFHFGAPQFDIAAIVSMCIVMLVCMTESTADMLALGRIVDRPADERTIEGGLRADTLGTALSPLFNGFANSAFAQNIGLVAMTKVRSRYVVATSGLILIVLGLCPVAASVISLVPLPVLGGAGIVLFGSVAASGIQTLASAAMEKGDNALIVAAAVGIGLIPIAAPDFYHHLPKDLLVVLDSGISTGCLVAIVLNLAFNHFGRKTADGEAAGDTTAAGPVDPGIPQQPAPGSADDAGEPAAAPAH